DNA from Leucobacter aridicollis:
CTGCTCGCGAGCGCCGCGGCGTATTCGACGGGGGCTGGGCTGCTGCCGATCCGTAAGGCTGGCAAGCTGCCGCGCCCTGCGGCGTCTGTCGGATACGAGCTCGAGTACGGCGTCGCCGAGGTCGAGGCGCACAACGACCTCCCCGCTGGCACGCGCGTCCTGCTCATCGACGACGTCCTGGCGACGGGCGGAACCCTCGAGGCCGCCCGCGAGCTCGTCGAGCTGCTCGGGTACACGGTCGCCGGCACCGCCGTGCTCTTTGAGATCAACGGACTCGGTGGTCGCGCCGCGGTCGCCGACCCGAACCTGCACACGGTGTTCTCGAGCGGCGAGTAAGCCGCTCTCGGAACCACCACGACGGGCAGCGGCGCGTGACGCAGAGACGAGACCATTCCGGCGCCGTCGCCGAGTTCCTCGACCTTGCGGGGTCCGATCCTGATCTGCTGCGATCGGGGAGGATCCCGGACCCGCAGCCGGCGCACACCCCGCTCTTCCGGTGGCTGGCCAGCGTCGTCGGGGCCATCGAGGAATTTCTCCGCGCCCGGGGCGGCACGGCGCTGCGCGCCGGGATCCGCGTCTTCTGGGGCGTGCTCGCGGCGGCCGGAATCCTGCTCCTCGTCGGGCCGGTCATCAACAAGCCGATGGACTTCGACGACGTGCTCGCTTCCGCAGAGGTCGCCGACGTCGAGTGGATCGCCCGCGACGCGGCGATCGACTACCGGGTCGCACGGGAGGACGACGGCACGTTCTCGACGGTCGTGACTGAGCGTTTCACGGCGAACTTCGTCAACGGGCCCGAAGACCGGGTGCTGCGAACCCTCGTCACCGAGGTCGACGGCAAGGACACCGGCTTCGCGCTGCTCGATGCGACCGTCGACGGCGCGCCGGCCCGAACGGAGGCGAAGCGCCACCCGACGACCACGGACATCACGGTTCGCACGCCGTCGGGGGAGGCGTTCGCAGGCGAGCGCGAGGTCGCGCTGAGCTACGAGCTGCATCACCTCGCGCGTTCGCAGGCAGATGCGGCCACGGGCGACGCGGTCGACGTGTGGGACTGGCCGCTGTTCGCGCCAAGCTGGCCGCAAGCCACGAAGGGGCTCACGGTGTCCGTGACGCTCCCCACCGAGCTTGACGCGGCGCTCGTGCGTCAGCCGCACGCCGCCGTCGGGTGGTTGCTCGTCAGCGGAAACGTCTGGCTCACGCCCGACGAGACGGCGGAGGGCTCCGTCACCTACTCCTTCGACAACACCGATTCGCTCCCGCCGCACTCCGACGTGTGGATCGAATTCACCTTCGCGGACGGCACCTTCGCAGAACCGCCGAAGACGGCGCTCTTCTGGCTGCAGACCTGGGGCCCGCTGCTCCCGCTCGCAGCGCTCGGCGGGCTCATGCTGTTTGCGCTCGCCGCACGCTGGGTGGTGTGGGCCGACTCGGCAGGGGACCCCTGGTTCGTCGCGCGCGATTCACCCCCGGAGGGCCTCTCGCCGCTGCTCGCGGCGGACCTGCTGGGCAAGCCGCGCCACGCGGAGCTCGTCTCCTCGCTCGCCGCAGCCCCCGCTCGCGGGCCGGCGGACGCCACGGAGCGCTGGCTGCGCGCGGTCGCCCGGGCCGGCCGCCGGGCTGGCCGGCTCGGCAACCTGCCCACGGTCGCGGGCTGGC
Protein-coding regions in this window:
- a CDS encoding adenine phosphoribosyltransferase, with protein sequence MPHFPEPSAELQRAEKLILGIPDYPAPGIIFRDIMPLLADGPAFKATVDALIAPFLGTFDVIAGLEARGFLLASAAAYSTGAGLLPIRKAGKLPRPAASVGYELEYGVAEVEAHNDLPAGTRVLLIDDVLATGGTLEAARELVELLGYTVAGTAVLFEINGLGGRAAVADPNLHTVFSSGE